A part of Brassica rapa cultivar Chiifu-401-42 chromosome A05, CAAS_Brap_v3.01, whole genome shotgun sequence genomic DNA contains:
- the LOC117134271 gene encoding ribosome biogenesis protein BOP1 homolog: MFIIATKKNVRVFNLQKRELAIKKLETGLRKISSMAIHPGGDNLIVGSKKGKMCWFDMDLSSKPYKTLKNHPKDITNVAFHRSYPLFASCSEDSTAYVFHGKVYSDLNENPLIVPLEILRGHSTSSNRGVLDCKFHPRQPWLFTAGADSVIKLYCH; the protein is encoded by the exons ATGTTCATCATCGCTACGAAAAAGAACGTGCGCGTTTTCAATCTCCAGAAGAGAGAGCTGGCCATCAAGAAGCTCGAGACTGGGCTCAGAAAGATCTCATCGATGGCGATTCATCCCGGTGGCGATAATTTGATCGTAGGAAGCAAAAAAGGGAAGATGTGTTGGTTTGACATGGACCTGTCTTCGAAACCGTACAAGACTCTCAAGAATCATCCTAAAGACATTACGAACGTGGCGTTTCACCGCTCGTATCCGCTCTTCGCTTCGTGCTCGGAGGATTCAACGGCTTATGTGTTCCATGGAAAGGTGTATAGTGATCTTAACGAGAATCCTCTGATTGTGCCGTTGGAGATTCTAAGAGGCCATTCTACTTCTTCAAATAGAG GAGTCTTGGACTGCAAGTTTCATCCGAGGCAACCATGGCTATTCACTGCAGGCGCCGACTCGGTTATAAAACTTTACTGCCACTAA
- the LOC103866865 gene encoding putative expansin-B2, translated as MAILVLERCYIIMNLLFVLLNSAHCFNPKRLNVSAEAGGSDWSQAGATFYGLPTGYGTDGGACGYKNAVAQAPFSSMVSAGGPSLYKSGRGCGACYQIKCTSNQACSTNPVTVVITDECGQGCLTESVHFDLSGTAFGAMAVPGQDSQLRNAGVLQILYRKVECNYIGKTVVFQVEEGSNAYYFAALAEYVNGDGEIGLVELKQALASDTWLPMSHSPSAVWKLEDTSPLRAPLSLRLTYLDSGETVVASDVIPAGWQPGAKYESNVNFQV; from the exons ATGGCAATTCTTGTCTTAGAGCGATGTTACATTATCATGAACTTACTCTTTGTTCTATTGAACTCTGCTCATTGCTTTAACCCAAAAAGACTCAATGTTTCGGCAGAAGCGGGGGGTTCCGATTGGTCTCAAGCCGGAGCTACATTCTATGGCCTCCCCACTGGCTACGGAACCGATG gTGGAGCGTGTGGTTATAAAAATGCTGTGGCACAAGCTCCGTTTTCGTCCATGGTATCAGCCGGAGGTCCGTCTTTGTATAAATCAGGGAGAGGATGTGGTGCATGTTATCAG ATAAAATGCACTTCGAACCAGGCGTGTTCGACGAATCCGGTTACGGTAGTGATTACAGACGAATGTGGACAAGGATGCCTCACAGAGTCGGTTCATTTCGATTTGAGCGGTACAGCGTTTGGTGCGATGGCCGTTCCCGGTCAAGATAGTCAGCTTCGAAACGCAGGAGTTTTGCAGATTCTTTATAGAAA AGTTGAGTGCAACTACATTGGCAAAACGGTGGTGTTTCAAGTGGAAGAAGGTTCAAATGCCTACTACTTCGCGGCTTTGGCTGAGTATGTAAACGGAGACGGCGAAATAGGCCTAGTTGAACTCAAACAAGCGTTAGCTTCTGACACATGGCTTCCGATGAGCCACTCACCGAGTGCGGTGTGGAAGCTTGAAGATACATCACCTTTGCGAGCTCCACTGTCTCTTCGGTTGACTTATCTAGACTCTGGCGAGACCGTTGTGGCTTCTGATGTTATACCGGCCGGTTGGCAGCCCGGTGCAAAGTACGAATCGAACGTAAACTTTCAAGTCTAG